Genomic segment of Sphingomonas sp. KRR8:
GACGACAATATCGCCCGGTTTGATTCGCCCGTCCTGCACCGCGACCTCGAGTGCCAGCGGAACGGAGGCCGCCGACGTGTTGGCGTGACGGTCCACCGTCAGTACCACTCGGTCGGCGCTCAGCCCGAGCTTGCGCGCGGTCGCGTCGATGATCCGGGCGTTGGCCTGGTGGGGTACGACCCAATCGACGTCGGCGACGGAGAGATCGGCCGCCTCGAGCACTTCGCCGAGCACGTCGTGCAGGTTGACCACCGCGTGGCGGAACACCTCGCGGCCCTTCATACGGAGCTTGCCGACCGTGCCCGTGGTCGATGGACCGCCGTCGACGTAAAGCATTTCGTTGTGGCGGCCGTCGGCGTGGAGCCGGGTTGCGAGGATTCCCCGCTCGCCGCCGTCCTCGGCCTCCAGCACCACCGCGCCTGCGCCGTCACCGAACAGGACGCAGGTGGCGCGGTCTTCCCAGTCGAGGATCCGGCTGAAGGTCTCGGCGCCGATCACCAGCGCGCGCCGGGCATTGCCGCCGCGCAGCATCGAGTCCGCCACCGACAGGGCGTAAAGGAAGCCGCTGCAGACCGCCTGGACGTCGAAGGCGATGGCGTCAGGGATGCCGAGCATCGCCTGCACCTTGGTCGCGGTCGACGGGAAGGTCTGGTCGGGAGTGGCGGTTGCAAGAACGATGAGATCGATGTCGGCCGCGGCGATCCCCGCGCGCGCCAGCGCCTGGCGGCAGGCGTCGGCGGCCAGCGTGCCGGTCGTCTCGCCCTCACCGGCGATATAGCGCGAGCGGATGCCCGTGCGCTCGACGATCCACTCGTCGGACGTGTCGACCTGCGCAGCCAGTTCGGCATTGTCGACCCGCCGCTTCGGCAGCGCCGCTCCGACGCCGCGGATCACCGACTTCACGCTCACTTGGGCTCCGTCCCGGCCTGCTCGCCGCTGAAGGCATGGGCGCGGAACTTGTCGAGGTCCTCGCCGACCTGCCGGGTGATGTCGTTGCGGACCATCCGGGCGGCGACGCCGATGGCGTTGGCGACGCCCTTGGGGGTCGCGCTGCCGTGGCTCTTCACCACTAGGCCGTTCAGGCCAAGGAAGACCGCGCCATTGTGGTTGTTGGGGTCGAGGTGAACCTTGAGCATGTGCAGCGCCGGCTTGCTGAGCGCGAAGCCGGCCTTGGAGCGGAGCGAGGAGGTGAACGCCCGGCGCAGCAGGTCGGTGACGAAGCGCGCGGTGCCCTCGGCCGTCTTCAGGGCGATGTTGCCCGAGAAGCCGTCGGTCACGACCACGTCGACCTTGCCGCGGGACAATTGGTCGCCCTCGGTGAAGCCATCGAACTGCAGCGGAAGGTAGCTCGCCTCGCGCAGCATGGCCGCGGCTTCCTTGAGCTCGTCCGTGCCCTTCAATTCCTCTGTGCCGATGTTGAGCAGCTTCACCCGGGGCTTCGACAGCCCAAGCGCGGTGCGGGCGTAAGCGGCGCCCATGACCGCGAACTGCACGAGGTTCTGGGCATCGCACTCGGTATTGGCGCCGAGGTCGAGCATCACGCAGTCATGCTCACCCATGGTGGGGAGCAGTGCGGTCAGCGCCGGCCGGTCGATCCCCGGCATGGTCCGCAGCGCCAGCTTGGCGATGGCCATCAGCGCGCCGGTGTTGCCGGCCGACAGCGCGGCCTGCGCGCGGCCGTCCTTCACCGCCGCGATGGCGATGCCCATCGACGTGGTGCGGGCCCGGCGCAACGCCTGGCTGGGTTTTTCGGAACCGCCGATCGAATCGGGCGCGTGCAGCACCTCGACGGCACCGGCGGGGAAATTGTGCTTGGCGAGTTCGACCTGGATCAGCGACTCGTCACCGACCACGAGGAAACGCAGGGAAGGATCGCTCTTGAGTGCGCGCGCCACCCCGCCCAGCATCGCGGCCGGGCCGGAGTCGCCGCCCATGGCATCGATCGCGATCCGCGGCGAGGCGAATCCCTGCGGCTTGTCCGAAGCGCGGGCCATCCTTGACCCTCTCGCGCTTAGGCTTCGGTCGCGACGATCTCGCGGCCGTTGTAATGGCCGCAGGAGCTGCAGAGGTTATGCGGCAGCTTGAGCTCACCGCAGTTCGGGCACTCCTGGAAGCTGGCCGGGCTCAGCGCATGGTGGCTGCGGCGCATGTTGCGCTTCGAAGGCGAGGTTTTTCTCTTGGGAACGGCCATTGCGGCACCTGTCTCGTGATCACAAAAAAAGATGCGACGAACCTCGCCATTCCGGCGGGCACGAAGCCCACGGCGGCGAACGGTCGTCGCGAACGATGCGGCCTATAGCGGAAAGCCGCGCCGACGCAACCCGCTAGGCGGCGGCCAGCACGCGGTCACCAACAAAGGGATTGCTGGCCCGCTCCCGCCCGAAGGTCGAGGCCGGACCATGACCCGGCAGGAAAACGGTGTCGTCGCCCATCGGCCACAGCTCGCGAACCACCGAATCGATCAGGTCCTGGGTGTTGCTCAGCGGAAAGTCGGTGCGGCCGACCGAACCGGCGAACAGCACGTCACCGACGATCGCCAGCGCGGATTCGGGGTGGTGGAAGACGACATGGCCGGGGGTGTGGCCGGGACAATGATGGACGGCCAGGGTCAGCGCCCCGACCGTGACCGTGTCGCCGCCGGTCAGCCAGCGGTCCGGCTCGAACGTCTTGGCTTGGATCCCGTAGTTGCGCCCGTCCTCCTCCAGACGGGCGATCCAGTAGCGATCCTGCTCTTCCGGTCCTTCGATCGGGATGCCGAGTTCCGCCGCCAGCATCCCGGCCTGGCCGCAATGATCGATATGGCCGTGGGTGAGCAGGATCTTCTCCGGCGTGACCCCGGTCTGCCGAATCGCGTCCATGATCTTGGGCAGGTCGCCGCCGGGATCGACGATCGCGGCCTTGTTGGTCGCCGTGCACCACAGCAGCGTGCAATTCTGCTGCAGCGGCGTCACCGGAATGATCGCCGCGCGCAGCGGCGGTTCGGGAGTATCGGACATGCCGCCGGCCTTACGGCTGCGCGGGGGCAGCCTCAAGCGTTGCCATTTCCGGCGGCTGGCCTTTCAGCGCCCGGGCGGTCGCCTCGGCCCCGCGCAGCGCGCGAAGGACGTTGCCCCCGGCCAGCTTGGCAAGGTCCGCATCGCTCCAGCCGCGGCGGATCAGTTCGGCGAACAGCTGCGGATAGGCATCGACGCCGGTCATCCCATCGGGACCGAAGGGAATGCCGTCGAGGTCGGCGCCGATTCCGACATGATCGTGCCCGGCGACCTGCGCCACATGGTCGATATGGTCGGCGACGATCGCGACCGTCGTGGCGGGCCGGGGGTGCGCCGCGATCCACGACTTGACCCCCGCTTCGACCGCCGCCTGACTGCCCTTGTTGAGCTGCTTCAGCCGCGCGGTCTCCGCTTCCTGGTCGGCCTGCCACTCCAGCACCTTCTGGTTGATGAAAGGCGGCACCCAATTGACCATCACCACCCCGCCGTTCGCCGGCAACAGCCGCAGGACGTCGTCGGGCACATTGCGCGGATGGGTGTTCAGCGCCCGGGCCGACGAGTGGGAGAAGATGACCGGCGCCCTGGAGGCCGCGATCGCCGCCTTCATCGTCTCGGCCGAGACGTGGCTGAGGTCGACCAGCATCCCCAGCCGGTTCATCTCGCCGATCACCTTCAGTCCGAACGGCGACAGCCCATGCCACTTGGGCTCGTCGGTGGCGCTGTCGGCCCATTCGGTGGTCTGGTTGTGGGTCAGCGTCATGTAGCGCGCACCGGCGTCGTAGAAGAGACGGAGCGCCGCGAGGCTGCCGCCGATCTGCCGCCCGCCCTCGATCCCGATCAGCGAGGCGACCTTCCCCTGCCGGTGGATTCGGACGATGTCGTCGGCAGTGCGGGCAATGGCGAGGTCATTGGGATAAGCCGCGACCAGCCGGTGCACCGTGTCGATCTGTTCGATCGTGTCCTGGATCGCCTGCGGGCCGGTGATGGTCCCGTCGATGTAGACCGACCAGAAGATGCCCCCGACCCGGCCGGCCCGAAGACTCGCCATGTCGGTCATCAGCGGGTGCGCGCGGGTGTCCGTCCCGCTCGCCAGCCCGCTCACGTCCAGCTTGTAATTCTCGCGCAGCTGCTCGGCGAGGTCGTTGTGCCCGTCGATCAGCGGGGTCGCCTTGAGGACCCGGTCGATCCGCTTGGCGACCGCGGGATCGATCGGCTGGGCGGTGGCGGAAGTGGCGAGGAGCGAGGCCGTCGCCAGTGCAAGGAAGAAGCGCATGGGTGCGACTTTACGGGCTCGCAACGAAGCGTCAAACGCCAAGGAGTGACCGAGCCCTTCCTGCTGTTCGACGACGCCCGCGCCGGAGGCTCGCCCGCGCGGCTCTATCGTGCGCCCCACCGGATCATCATCGCCCGCTATCTCAACGAAGTCGCCGATGCGCTCGGCCAGTTGCAGGCCGCCGTTGTTGGGGGCGCCCATGCCGCGGGCTTCCTCGCCTACGAAGCCGGAATAGCGCTGGACGACGCGCTTGCCCCGGCGGCCCGCGAGAGCAGCGATCCGCTGCTCTGGTTCGGCCTGTTCGACAGCTATGAGGAGATCGACGCCGCTTCTTTCCTGCCAAGCTCCGACGGCGGCTGGGCGAGCGCCCCTCGACCGCGGCTTGCGCGGTCCGACTATCTCGCCGCCGCCGCCCAGGTCCGCGAGCATCTGTTCGCCGGCGATTTCTACCAGGCCAATCTCACCTTCAACTATGACGTGAGCATCGCAGGAGAGCCCCTCGCCCTCTACGCCCGAATGCGGCAAGCCGGTGCGGCGAGCTGGGGCGGCATCGTCAGGCATGAGGACGGTTGGCTGCTGTCGTGCAGTCCCGAGCAGTTCTTCACGCTGCGGAACGGCGTCATCGAAGCCAAGCCGATGAAGGGCACCGCACCGCTCAGCGCGCCGCCGGAGGAACTGACCGGCGACCCCAAGAACCGCGCGGAAAACCTGATGATCGTCGACCTGCTCCGCAACGACCTTGCCCGCGTGGCGGAGCCGGGCAGCGTCGAGGTCCCGGAGCTGTTCAAGGTGGAGACCTACCCGACGCTGCGCCAGATGGTCAGCCGGGTGACGGCGCGGCTGCGCCCCGGGCTGGACGCCGTCGACGTCCTTCGCACCATCTTTCCCTGCGGCTCCGTCACCGGCGCGCCGAAGGTGGCCGCCATGCTGGCGCTGCGCCGGCTCGAACGGGAGCCGCGGGGCGCTTACACCGGCTCGATGGGGTGGATCGATCCCAACGGCGACGCCAGCTTCAACGTGCTCATCCGGACCCTCGTCATCGGACGGGACGAGCACCAGGCCCGGCTGGGCCTCGGTTCCGGGCTTGTGGTCGACTCCGACAGCGGCGATGAATGGGCCGAGTGCCTGGCCAAGGGAGCCTTCGTGACCGCCCAGCAAGCAAACGTCGACCTGATCGAGACCATGCGCTTCGACCCGCGCGAGGGCGTGCTGGAACTCGACCGCCATCTCGACCGGCTCGGTTCCTCGGCCCGGGCGCTGGGCTTCAACTACGACCGCCACGCCGCCCGCAACGAGCTTCAGGCGGCCACCTTCAGCCGCAAGCTGCCGGGTGTGGCGCGGCTGCTGCTGTCGCCGACCGGGGTCATGGCGGTGGAACTGCGCGGTTTGCCGGCGGCGGCCCACCCGCCAGTGCCGGTGGCGTTGCGCCCCCTACCCGTGGCGCCCAACGATTTTCGCCTTCACCACAAGACCACCGATCGCGCCTTCTATGACCAGGCGCGCGAGGACGGCGGCGCGTTCGAGACGCTGTTCGTGGATCAGGACGGCAAGCTGACCGAGGGCACTTTCACATCGCTGTTCGTGGAACGGGACGGCAAGCTCCTCACCCCGCCCGCCAGCCGCGGCCTGCTGGCCGGCGTGCTCCGCGCGAAGCTGCTCGACGAAGGCCGGGCGGTCGAAGCGGACTTGACGCCGGGGGACCTCGAAGGCGGATTCCTGATCGGCAACATGGTGCGCGGGCTGATCCCCGCGCGGCTGGCCTAGGCCGCCAGGGGGAAGCGCAGCAGCCGGTCGGCGATCGGGATCAGCGCGGCCGCGCCGCCGCCGACCTTCTTCATGATCTCGGGATGATGTGCGTCCAGCCCGCCGGTCAGCGCACCGAAGGCGGGCAGAATCAGCTTGGACCCGCTCGCCACGAAGCAGCGCCGCGACACGTTCTTGCCGCGCAGCTGCAGCCGCAGCTTAGGGTGGTAATGGCCCGACAGCTCCGGCCGGGCGTCGTCGGGCTGCGCCTCATGGCGGAGGATCAGTCCGTCGACGGCAATCTCCTCGACCAGTCGGCCGCCGCAATGATCGGCGAAGCCCGGGTCGTGATTGCCGAGGATCCACACCCAGTCGAGCCGACCGGTCATGCCCAGCAACAGGTCGCGCGCCGCTTGCGGAAGCCGGTCGCAGCCGAACTTGTCGTGGAAGCTGTCGCCCAGGCAGTAGAGCGTGGTCACGCCCGTCCGCTCGACCAGTTCGGCCAGCGCGCTCAGCGTGGCGATGCTGTCGTAGGGCGGCAGGAACTGGCCCAGCTTGGCGAACCAGCTCGCTTTCTCAAGGTGCAGGTCGGCGACGAGCAGCGCCTGCCGCGCCGGCCACCACAAGGCGCCCTGCGGCTCGGCAAGGAAGTCGTGACCGGCGAACGAAAGCGGAACCATCAAGCCGCCTGTGGCGCGAAACGCCTGCTATTCCAAGTGGGTAAAGTGGTCACGCAAGCTGCGGGCGTCGTGCAGCGCATTGTGCGGCACGACGCTGTTGCGGGCGGTGGAGAACCCCGGCAGCCGGACGAAGCGGAAGGTCAGCCGCGGCACCCGCACGATCTCACCGGAGCCGGTCATGATGAGGCGGCAGAACAGCGAAATATCCTCCGGCCAGTCGGCGATGATCTCGACCTCGTCCAGGCCCGCCAGCCATTGCGACAGCAGCTCGGCGGCCTCGTGAGTGTCTAGCGGATCATGCTTGTGCGGTTCCGGAACCGTCCAGAAGTAAGGCGCCACGTGCCGCTCGACCCAGTCGGTCAGCGGGCGTTCGTGCTTGATGACGACGTAGAATTCCTCGCCGCCGTCCTCCGGCACCAGCGCGAGG
This window contains:
- a CDS encoding beta-ketoacyl-ACP synthase III; translated protein: MSVKSVIRGVGAALPKRRVDNAELAAQVDTSDEWIVERTGIRSRYIAGEGETTGTLAADACRQALARAGIAAADIDLIVLATATPDQTFPSTATKVQAMLGIPDAIAFDVQAVCSGFLYALSVADSMLRGGNARRALVIGAETFSRILDWEDRATCVLFGDGAGAVVLEAEDGGERGILATRLHADGRHNEMLYVDGGPSTTGTVGKLRMKGREVFRHAVVNLHDVLGEVLEAADLSVADVDWVVPHQANARIIDATARKLGLSADRVVLTVDRHANTSAASVPLALEVAVQDGRIKPGDIVVLEAMGGGFTWGAAALRF
- the plsX gene encoding phosphate acyltransferase PlsX; protein product: MARASDKPQGFASPRIAIDAMGGDSGPAAMLGGVARALKSDPSLRFLVVGDESLIQVELAKHNFPAGAVEVLHAPDSIGGSEKPSQALRRARTTSMGIAIAAVKDGRAQAALSAGNTGALMAIAKLALRTMPGIDRPALTALLPTMGEHDCVMLDLGANTECDAQNLVQFAVMGAAYARTALGLSKPRVKLLNIGTEELKGTDELKEAAAMLREASYLPLQFDGFTEGDQLSRGKVDVVVTDGFSGNIALKTAEGTARFVTDLLRRAFTSSLRSKAGFALSKPALHMLKVHLDPNNHNGAVFLGLNGLVVKSHGSATPKGVANAIGVAARMVRNDITRQVGEDLDKFRAHAFSGEQAGTEPK
- the rpmF gene encoding 50S ribosomal protein L32 codes for the protein MAVPKRKTSPSKRNMRRSHHALSPASFQECPNCGELKLPHNLCSSCGHYNGREIVATEA
- a CDS encoding MBL fold metallo-hydrolase, with product MSDTPEPPLRAAIIPVTPLQQNCTLLWCTATNKAAIVDPGGDLPKIMDAIRQTGVTPEKILLTHGHIDHCGQAGMLAAELGIPIEGPEEQDRYWIARLEEDGRNYGIQAKTFEPDRWLTGGDTVTVGALTLAVHHCPGHTPGHVVFHHPESALAIVGDVLFAGSVGRTDFPLSNTQDLIDSVVRELWPMGDDTVFLPGHGPASTFGRERASNPFVGDRVLAAA
- a CDS encoding dipeptidase, which produces MRFFLALATASLLATSATAQPIDPAVAKRIDRVLKATPLIDGHNDLAEQLRENYKLDVSGLASGTDTRAHPLMTDMASLRAGRVGGIFWSVYIDGTITGPQAIQDTIEQIDTVHRLVAAYPNDLAIARTADDIVRIHRQGKVASLIGIEGGRQIGGSLAALRLFYDAGARYMTLTHNQTTEWADSATDEPKWHGLSPFGLKVIGEMNRLGMLVDLSHVSAETMKAAIAASRAPVIFSHSSARALNTHPRNVPDDVLRLLPANGGVVMVNWVPPFINQKVLEWQADQEAETARLKQLNKGSQAAVEAGVKSWIAAHPRPATTVAIVADHIDHVAQVAGHDHVGIGADLDGIPFGPDGMTGVDAYPQLFAELIRRGWSDADLAKLAGGNVLRALRGAEATARALKGQPPEMATLEAAPAQP
- the pabB gene encoding aminodeoxychorismate synthase component I produces the protein MTEPFLLFDDARAGGSPARLYRAPHRIIIARYLNEVADALGQLQAAVVGGAHAAGFLAYEAGIALDDALAPAARESSDPLLWFGLFDSYEEIDAASFLPSSDGGWASAPRPRLARSDYLAAAAQVREHLFAGDFYQANLTFNYDVSIAGEPLALYARMRQAGAASWGGIVRHEDGWLLSCSPEQFFTLRNGVIEAKPMKGTAPLSAPPEELTGDPKNRAENLMIVDLLRNDLARVAEPGSVEVPELFKVETYPTLRQMVSRVTARLRPGLDAVDVLRTIFPCGSVTGAPKVAAMLALRRLEREPRGAYTGSMGWIDPNGDASFNVLIRTLVIGRDEHQARLGLGSGLVVDSDSGDEWAECLAKGAFVTAQQANVDLIETMRFDPREGVLELDRHLDRLGSSARALGFNYDRHAARNELQAATFSRKLPGVARLLLSPTGVMAVELRGLPAAAHPPVPVALRPLPVAPNDFRLHHKTTDRAFYDQAREDGGAFETLFVDQDGKLTEGTFTSLFVERDGKLLTPPASRGLLAGVLRAKLLDEGRAVEADLTPGDLEGGFLIGNMVRGLIPARLA
- the pdeM gene encoding ligase-associated DNA damage response endonuclease PdeM, with the translated sequence MVPLSFAGHDFLAEPQGALWWPARQALLVADLHLEKASWFAKLGQFLPPYDSIATLSALAELVERTGVTTLYCLGDSFHDKFGCDRLPQAARDLLLGMTGRLDWVWILGNHDPGFADHCGGRLVEEIAVDGLILRHEAQPDDARPELSGHYHPKLRLQLRGKNVSRRCFVASGSKLILPAFGALTGGLDAHHPEIMKKVGGGAAALIPIADRLLRFPLAA